In Brienomyrus brachyistius isolate T26 chromosome 3, BBRACH_0.4, whole genome shotgun sequence, the following proteins share a genomic window:
- the LOC125739552 gene encoding myogenic factor 6-like, translating to MDLFETNFLNELNCLENGSLQNLEIRGESPLFRESDSSLSAGRGQPLLETGCDSGGEELIASRLGLQPRCTGHCLIWACATCKRKSVPTDRRKAATLRERRRLKKINEAFEMLKKKAVPDPSQRLPKVEILRSAILYIEKLQDLLQMLDEQEKKSGERPAHLQIEGARRGPSLRRANVIRDHRHRRHANSS from the exons ATGGACCTTTTTGAGACCAATTTCCTCAACGAATTAAATTGCCTGGAAAACGGATCCTTGCAAAATTTAGAAATAAGAGGGGAGTCGCCCTTGTTCCGGGAGAGTGACAGCTCCTTATCGGCCGGCCGGGGACAGCCACTGTTAGAAACTGGATGCGACAGCGGCGGTGAGGAGCTGATCGCGTCCCGCCTGGGTCTACAGCCACGCTGCACTGGCCACTGTCTCATCTGGGCTTGCGCGACTTGCAAGCGAAAGTCGGTGCCGACGGACAGGAGGAAAGCCGCCACCCTGCGAGAGAGGAGGCGGCTGAAAAAGATCAACGAAGCCTTCGAGATGCTGAAGAAAAAGGCCGTGCCCGACCCGAGCCAGCGGCTGCCCAAAGTGGAGATCCTACGCAGCGCCATCCTGTACATCGAGAAGTTACAGGACTTGCTGCAAATGCTGGACGAGCAAGAAAAAAAGTCAGGCGAAAGACCCGCGCATTTACAGATCGAAGGAGCGCGACGGGGGCCTTCGCTTAGGAGAGCAAACGTCATCAGAGACCACAGACACAG GAGGCATGCCAACTCAAGCTGA